The nucleotide window ttttttactgtagAGTTTAACCACATTTGGAAACCTAAACATGTTACAGAACTATATTTTCATTGCACCACATATCTTGCCATTTATTGATGCTCCTTCAAGGTTTACAATGTTGTCCTAAAATATGCCATTTTTgatactggggttttttttttttatttttaaatttgttttaacatgttttttaGTCTATTATTTCTATGCTTCTTCAGAACAAAATTAAAATAACAGTGACTATAAACCGGAAAATCATTTGTCACAGACAAACAATTACTTGTGATGTGGATGCTTTTTATTAATGCTTGTAACATGTTTCTGCGTACTTTTTTGTCCTTTTACTGCTTTGCAGGGGATGAAACTCGTCAGAGAGTGAAATTTTCAGATGAACGTGTCTGCAAAAGTCATCTTTTGGATTGTTGCCCTCATGATATTCTTGCAGGAACGGTAATTCAATTTTTTACTATGATTATTGAGCAGTATGTTTTCTAATGTGCAATGACTAAACAACCACTTTTATATGTACTATACAGTTATGCAATTTATAATGTTTATTATCAATATTATTTACCGTTCTATTCATTTTTGCATGACAAAAAAAACTAAATTGCTGATTTTTCCCTCCACTTAAATCACAttctttaagtaataatccctgaagaacagggcatcaCTGGCCAATAATGCACTGGTTGAAGTAGTTTAACCCTGACGGTATTATTGGCCATTAATGCAATGTTCTCAGGGAATTAttactattaaaaataaaactgTAATACAGCTTCTCCAATTTACACACATAAACTGctgcccccccctttccccctctatacacacactataGCCCTCCTCTATATACTAGATTAATAATGCCTGGAAATCGGCTTTCAAAATTGAAACATTCAGTCTGGCCTACAATAACGCATAACATGAACCTTGAACATTCTTTAACCACTGAGCATTTCACCTTCTGTGCTCCTTTTATTTTAGTATTCACCGTAATCTTTAGACCAGGGTAGTCAAACATAAGGTCTGCGGGGCTGTATTTGTCCGGCCCGAAGAGCAGAGCAGTCctacatggggggggggcagttccATAAATGCGTGAAGGAGGGCCCTGCTCTGCCTCCTTCACTGTCCCGCTGCTGCCCTCTACTGCAGCAGGAACTATGGCGAGGCTTGCCGAGCCAATAGTATTGCCCGGTTTGTCCTCGTGATCCAGCTACAGTGACCACGTGTCCGTGCGCTGACGTTCCTGCCTCTGCTTCTCTGTAACTGGCACATCAGCAGGACACTGCTTttcaggaggagagggagggaggaggggagcatgtgaaaTCCTGAAATATTTGGTTTATTTgcgtatttttaaaatgtatggcCTAAATTAAGTACAATGAAATCTAATCCAGTCTGTCCTATATAGTGAGTGACATCCCCTGCTTTCGTCCTTGATAAATAagtagtgtaaaaaaaaaaaaacatgaacctGCGGATCTTAGAATGaagcttgtttttatttatattttgctCTGATTTTCTAGCTCTTTCTTAGTACCCATGGTaactttgttttgtttgcttctcTTTATTCTATAGAGAATGGATCTGGGGGAATGCACCAAGATTCATGACTTGGCATTGAGAGCAGATTATGAAATTGCAACCAAAGAGAAAGACCTGTTTTTTGAGCTCGatgtaagcttttttttttttctggtccCTTTCATTAAACTGTGCGCTGATCTTTGTTTAACTGTTTTATTTCATAATCTATCAACAACTGTATAGCTTGTATCATCTGAACGTCGACTTGACCAAGGCTATACATTCAGATTGAAAGTGTTCTTTTTCTACTTCtacagtatttgtgtgtgttttgtgtatcGGCTTGCATTTTATTTTGTGCTTGTTTTGTCGTTCTTTCTCTGAAAATGACTGTGTTGCAGTATAAAGCACACAGGACATTGTTTAAAGCCTCTTCGAAGTGAAGAAATTCTAAACAATATCGGGCTCTCCAATAATTGTCTGTAAACTCTTACTGGAAATTCCTAATGAGGGCAATACGAACAAATTAAAAATAGGTATGACTTGtggtttttgtttaatttctccTTGAGACAAATTCCAGCCATCTTTTACACTCCCGATTAACCTTAAAAATTCAAGCGGTGCAATACTGCAGCGTTTAAAAAGAAAGGGGAGAATCAGTGTAGAAGGCATATGAAGGGTTTGTAAAAGATTATGGGGTCTATTCATTGAACTCCAATGTCACCAAGGCAAGATTCTCTGAAAACGGAGTAGTTTCATGTTCAAAAACATGGTGTTTTGGTTGTATTCATTAAAAATGACCTATGCAGAAAAATTGCAGTCTTCTTAAATCTCATTTGCCTGCACTGTTCATCCAATGACTGCTGTATTACCCAAAACTTCACAGCCAGAAATCTCACCTCCCCAGCGGGAACAGAGTCCAATTGAAGATAAGTCCTATTTGCTTGTATAACCACCGACTGATTAACCTCtaacccaggggggcgcaaactttttttcctgcgcccccctgccggctgtcccctcactcccgcgcccccctcccaaccccaacttatccgcgctccggcgtaatgacgtcacgttgccatagcaacgtgacgtcacatgacctcgcagcgtcattttgacgccgcgttgccatggcgacacagggaggaagccgccggagtcacggtaagttaagtttacagaggccctgcagctcccccggcacttaatttaagtgccttcgggaagcgcgcggggcctctgtaaaccccgcgccccccgtcggcagtgtcgcgccccccttgggggtcgcgccccacagtttgcgcaccgctgctctaacccATTGCAAGATGAATGACACCTGGGAAGATACCGTTTGGATATGAGAACTGCTTAATCCATTTTCGTACGGAAATGCCgtttatcgcagtttaatgaacagGCCCTATATCTGCAAGACGTGCATTCATTCAAATccagtaagctcctcggggcagggactccttttccttaatgttacttttatgtctaaagcacttattcccatgatctgtcatttattttatctgttatttatttgattaccccatgtattactactgtgaagcgctatgtacattaatggcgctatataaataaagacatacagtacactacaatgGATTTCACTTTTAACAAGCACAAACATGTAAAACTAAAACAATAAAGGGGAACTACTGTCATTTGCTGTAACATACAATTTGGTATTTAAGGCTATGGATCACCTGGAGTCCTTTATTGCCGAGTGTGACAGAAGAACGGAGCTTGCCAAGAAACGTCTTGCCGAGACCCAAGAAGAGATAAGTGCAGAAGTCTCTGCAAAGGTATCATTTATCACATGGGATGGTAATAACTTATTTGCAAAACCGCTACTTTACAGATATTGATATTTCTTGCAGTTTTATGTAAAATGCGAATGTAATCTTTAGACCATTTGATGCCTTCGCTACATAGCCAGAAATGACTAAACTTACCTTCTGCTCTTTGTATTGTAATGCAGAAGGCAATGATTCACTTTCTATCCATGGGATCACTCTTCTTTTAACAAATTGGCAAACGGTAGTATAAATATAATGCATTGTCTGGAAAATCATTCTTATTGGAAAATAACacattaaaaaatgtaattacaGTAATTCTACcctaaaacaaaaatgtatcCAAATATATTTTGGAATCAtccaataacaaaaaaaaaaaaaggttaagcgcactgttctttattttttttttaaatatatatacagcataaTTTCTTCAATTTTTAAAGAGATGCTGTTATATTTTGCTTTGGAAAATTAAACTTCTTTGCATTATTTACCTGGGAAAGTAGTGCTTTTAGAAATGATGTATTTGTTGGGAATTGTGTACGTTTTGTACCTTGTGTATATGGTTTCTCATGGAACTTGCAATACATGCTGCTTTTGTTAGTACTACTTCAGGTGCAAAACGTGGTGGGGCGGATAGGGAACAACTCTCGCCACAGCCGGGAGGAAGAGGGTAAGAGGGTCGGTGTAAACTAAGGTGTAGAAAACAATTTGTAaaccaaagaagaagaaaaaaagactcAGACTCCTCGTAAGTTGCACTCAGACCTGGTATGAAATTTAACTTGCTATATAcgcataatagtaataataatgcaAACATTGGGTAACTTTTACTATATTACAATTAAGAAAAATGAACAAGTTTTTCAATATCTATATCTCAAATCAAAAAAATAGCGATTACCGTAATATCCTAGTTTCCCCATAGGAGGCGCTAACACTGTATGTTTGTGCACCTAATGCCCATGAGCATAATATACCATCTAAGGCATTGGTGGGCAATACGATACACATCAAGGGCCGCGAATGTGGCCCTTCAGACCCTAGAAGGGCCACAAATAGTCTGTTGCCATATTACTCCCTAGAACTGCTCCTATTGCCCCACATAACAGCTCCAGATAACATCTCCCCCTAAATGTGCTGatgtctctcccatctctctcgctATCACCACACACtttgtgcctaacgaaatggcggtGTTTAAATTTCGCATGTCTTCCATGCCCAGGTGACCCAGACCCaggtgaccaggacatttaaactccacagagatagtCACTGCGAAGGAGGTGTCAATGAAAGCAGTGGGTCCcccagctgaaattaacacagttcagctccggagacccccttcatttctgtgataataaaaaaaaaaatctgtattacTGCATGAAGTGTTTTCAGCTACTCTATCGCTGCTAGCTGTCTCCTTGGGTGGTATTTTATGCTCATAGACATTAGGTGCACAATAAACAGTGTTGGCACCTCATATTACGGTAATcctaatatttttattttgattaaggtgtgtgtatatatatatatatattgagcagCCCTTTCACTCATTTTTTCTtaattgtaatatacagtagttacatttaCATTTGAATCCCCCTATATGCATCATTCTTTTTACACGTGTATATAGTAAAAGTAATACTAGGTCTGAGTGCAATTTACGAGGAGGAGTCTTTTTTTCTTTGGTTTACAGAATGTATAACTTACTGAAACCGGTGATGCCGCACGCTCCAAATTCTGGTAACCTACTGGTCCTGAAGAGGTGTACATTGTGATGCATTTTATcacaaatgttttatttatagaTCAAATGAATGTGCATATAATACAAAATGTCACAGATCCTGACATGTAGCATTAGATTTTAAAATGATCTACTCTACACTTAATTTTAAAACTTTTTGGTCTATTAAAACGCATCAAAACTTATGACAAACCTGCTGAATAATGCAGTGGTtgtggtggtttttttttaaggaattaatttttcaacttatttgttttttttttttttttttttactactacTAAGGCTTTCTGTATGAAAAGCATTCAAATAAATTAGATTATGCACCATTGTGGTGTGAAAatcttgaaaagaaaaaaaaacgtaaTCTTAAATAACTGAAGGGGCTCTGAAAGGATTGTGGCCATGTGCTTTAAGCAGTAGTAGGCTCATTTTTGTCTTTTTACTTTTTAGGCAGAAAAAGTTCATGAGCTTAATGAAGACATTGGAAAGCTGTTGGCAAAAGCTGAACAACTGGGAGCTGAAGGGAATGTCGAGGAGTCCCAAAAGATGCTCATGGAAATGGAAAAAGTTAAAGCAATGAAGAGAGAAGCAGAGGTTAtttctataaatatattttaatgtataAAGTATATTATTTGCTACAGATATTTACACACAAGAGACATGcacgctccatagcataatactgttccAAATGTAGTATTTAATAGACAACCGCAGACAAATGCTCACTTGCAACAAGTAAGATATGAACTTGCAGTGAATGTGATAGGAGGGAGGTTACTGGAGATCCAGCTGATCCAAGATTGCAAAGGGTGCAGGATATCCAAAATCAACCCTCTGTCGCTTGTAATAAGCAGTGCTTCCTTACGGTGACCGGCCCGCTTTCACAGCCACATGCAGTATGATAAAAAGCCAATCATCCGTGGGaaaaggtccccccccccccacaaagagGAACCTCCAGTCAAGAATTGTAAATGGCCTGTTTGAAATTGAGGACACTTGTCTCCTCTCAGAGGGAAGTTAAAGGTCCCGCAGCTGGTCGACGCTGTAAATAAAGACGCCAGTAGCAATGTTTCCTGCTGACTCTCAAACCACGTGACCCAACGTGTTTTGTTGTACGTAAATTCATATGTGGAAGTGTGTGAAGTattaactgcagtgtgtgtgcgtttattatatataattaacaattgaatgatcaCGTGATGGAGTCACgagcattcacagaagtacatttggggtgcacatcacaataaacattttttaattttctaACAATGCTATAGTGAAAAAACCAAAGTGAAAAGTGAAAAAgtgaaatttatatatatacaattaaaacACGTTGCGCTGATGATATAAACCCTTAGCAATAGTGTTAAATGATAACGTATATTTGCTGAGTACCTGGACCTATAAGCGTTAATCGCTGATTAGTCCTCCTGCCTATTAGTAACAGAGTAAAGTCCTAGGTATTGAACAAATTATTGCCCAGTGAAAGCCAGCTGGAGGAGCGTCGTCAACCATATAATATGTACAGCGCTATGTATGACTGCAACCATAGACCATAGAGCAGAGGCAGCGTCCACACTGAGATAATATACAACGAATGGGAATTCCCTCACTCATAGACTATCATATGAACGCTACTTGCTTGCAAGTAgcagagctccaacatcgctctcaACAAGTACTGGGTGTCCCTATGACTAGTGGCAATGATGGATAGGTAACAGTAGAACATAGGACCATATTAATACAATCTATGATAGGTTGCACAGGTGAATCAGGGGGAATCCCTATATTAAAGCTGTCATATGAATAAgcaacacagctccaacatcgctgtcaagatTTACTGGGGGTCCCTGCACTGGTGTCAGACAATGGTAAGTACTCGTATACCACAATTGTAGTGTGATACTTAGCTGTATGAACTCTCTTCatctgctactgctgctgctggtaCATAGAGCCGTCAGTGCTGCCGGAGCGCACCTCCTAGCTGCTGCTTGCTCGGGATCAGCTAACCAACGtgaagtgacgtcaccacgtcacggtgcccacgccctacgcgtttctttccaggcggagcttcgtcaggggcaggtggatGCCGGGACTCAGGACCTGCCACATTAAATAGCCCTAAAGCAGGTGTATTGAATCATGTATTAACCTCTTGCCGCCAGTGAAGGCAGACAACAGAGCACATAATTCGCGGCGCAAATCCTCAGTACCCGACCAAATTTTATATTACATGATATGTCTAGCAGTTATAGTGTAACCATGGTCGGGTACTGAGGATTTGCGCCGCGAATTATGTGCTCTGTTGTCTGCCTTCACTGGCGGCAAGAGGTTAATACATGATTCAATACACCTGCTTTAGGGCTATTTAATGTGGCAGGTCCTGAGTCCCGGCatccacctgcccctgacgaagctccgcctggagagaaacgcgtagggcgtgggcaccgtgacgtggtgacgtcacttcaCGTTGGTTAGCTGATCCCGAGCAAGCAGCAGCTAGGAGGTGCGCTCCGGCAGCACTGACGGCTCTATGtaccagcagcagcagtagcagatGAAGAGAGTTCATACAGCTAAGTATCACACTACAATTGTGGTATACGAGTACTTACCATTGTCTGACACCAGTGCAGGGACCCCCAGTAAatcttgacagcgatgttggagctgtgttgcTTGCAAGCAGGCAACATTCATATGACAGCTTTAATATAGGGATTCCCCCTGATTCACCTGTGCAACCTATCATAGATTGTATTAATATGGTCCTATGTTCTACTGTTACCTATCCATCATTGCCACTAGTCATAGGGACACCCAGTATTTGTtgagagcgatgttggagctctgcTACTTGCAAGCAAGTAGCGTTCATATGATAGTCTATGAGTGAGGGAATTCCCATTCGTTGTATATTATCTCAGTGTGGACGCTGCCTCTGCTCTATGGTCTATGGTTGCAGTCATACATAGCGCTGTACATATTATATGGTTGATGACGCTCCTCCAGCTGGCTTTCACTGGGCAATAATTTGTTCAATACCTAGGACTTTACTCTGTTACTAATAGGCAGGAGGACTAATCAGCGATTAACGCTTATAGGTCCAGGTACTCAGCAAATATACGTTATCATTTAACACTCTTGCTAAGGGTTTATATCATCAGCGCAACGTgttttaattgtatatatataaatttcacTTTGGTTTTTTCACTATAGCATTGTTAgaaaatttaaaaatgtttattgtgatgtgcaccccaaatgtacttctgtgaatgctcTTGTGACTCCATCACGtgatcattcaattgttaattacattaacttctgtacataggtagcactcacctagtgttatttaacacttgtttattattatataaaatttTGAAATTGATAGTGAGCAGTGTGCAATACTTTGTGTTGTcgtttattatatatacacacattgttGCTAGGCAACTAATTGGTGTGATTAAAAAACAATTAAGGTACACAAACAAACTAAATCTATGAATTAGATACAGATCTAGTAAAACCGTATCAATTACTTCATAATATCTGATGACAATGAATGATAAACACTGCAAGATAAAATCTATTCAAATAAACTTAGGGAGAAAGCTCAAAGATTAATCATAAATAAATGAGTTGGTAAATTAgctatgtattaaaaaaaatactaaaatGAAACCAACAAAAAAAGTACAACATAAGAAATTATATATGAGCATATTGACTTACACAATAGTACTAGTAGCAATTCACCGAACCCATCTGGTATCAAACTGTTTAATTTCAAAATTCAGTAGGACTCTGCAGCAGAGAGACCTATCACCACCTAATAAAGATAATGGTATAGATTGCAATCCCATAACAAAGACATCTGTATTTTTTGCTGAAAAATGCTTGGGCACAATGAGAGTTAACATAATTTAAGATGTTCCTCCTGTGCTCCCAAAATCTGGTGGCTATGGAGTGAATAGTGCACCCTGCATACTGGAATCCACTGTTGCAGGTTAAGCGATACACCGCTTAGGTGGTTTAATAAATCCCTTAACTTTGAATGCCTCACCTGTAGAAAAGTAAGTAAATTAATTTCTGTTTAAAAATTTGGAGGCAGGTGAAGGAattggggtgctcaaacccgcagTAACTCCATCCAAAGGCATAAATCTTAATAACCCCTGGAGATACCAATGGGAGTGGGTAGGCATAATAAAGACATGTAGGTATAATAATGACTGTTTGCTGTCAAACCCAACTATAATAGTCTAAGCCAATAaaccccactcacgtcatctccaggtttTTTCTGCCGGCGTGCAAGCCAAGAAGGATCCAGAGTCTAGAG belongs to Ascaphus truei isolate aAscTru1 chromosome 11, aAscTru1.hap1, whole genome shotgun sequence and includes:
- the LUC7L gene encoding putative RNA-binding protein Luc7-like 1 isoform X1, which gives rise to MSAQAQMRALLDQLMGTARDGDETRQRVKFSDERVCKSHLLDCCPHDILAGTRMDLGECTKIHDLALRADYEIATKEKDLFFELDAMDHLESFIAECDRRTELAKKRLAETQEEISAEVSAKAEKVHELNEDIGKLLAKAEQLGAEGNVEESQKMLMEMEKVKAMKREAEDEYRNSMPASSFQQQKLRVCEVCSAYLGLHDNDRRLADHFGGKLHLGFILIREKLDMLRRTVAEKQEKRNLDRMRRREDREREERVGRRFVRFYFYLFIFNIQKKKTYLKKEKSVLI
- the LUC7L gene encoding putative RNA-binding protein Luc7-like 1 isoform X2: MDLGECTKIHDLALRADYEIATKEKDLFFELDAMDHLESFIAECDRRTELAKKRLAETQEEISAEVSAKAEKVHELNEDIGKLLAKAEQLGAEGNVEESQKMLMEMEKVKAMKREAEDEYRNSMPASSFQQQKLRVCEVCSAYLGLHDNDRRLADHFGGKLHLGFILIREKLDMLRRTVAEKQEKRNLDRMRRREDREREERVGRRFVRFYFYLFIFNIQKKKTYLKKEKSVLI